A window of Castanea sativa cultivar Marrone di Chiusa Pesio chromosome 8, ASM4071231v1 genomic DNA:
TGACCTGGCTTGTTGAGCAGAAAATTGAGTAGTGCAAAGGGCTAGTTGCCTGGAGAGCTAATATGTCCTTTTGTTCGATGTTGAGCATTTGAAGgctggaagtctttggaaaagATCAAAATGGGATGCCCTTCTGTTTAATAtgtctgatttttcttttttctttttttcttttaaggggTGTCTTTGAATAGTTCCCTTGTCTTTAGATAAACCACATTTTGGCTCCATTATGTAATATTACTCATGGATGAGAAGAAAAGTAGAAAAGATTACAGCAGTTCTCCCAATTAAATATGTagtgattttgtgttttttttttggtaagatttactttagaatttttagatatatttttgtccattaattcaaattttattccTGATTCTTCCTTATGCCTTCTGGTAGTTTTATTTTGTAGCGATATGACTGATATCCAGCACCAAATCTATGGCTTGTAGTTTTATAGCCAATTGTATAGAAAATTCCGAGTTTATGGTTTGTTTagctttttatataattattagaCTATGAAAATAGCCTATCCCCTCATTAGCCAATTGCCAATTAAATAgccaattgtatttttattcttaaacaaTTTGATGATGATATGCCAACTCTGCAAGAGAATTTCAAACCTCAAAGACAACTGTCTAAGTTGTTAACATGTTCTCTTCCATTTAATTTGAAGTCAACTATTAACTATTGACTTgaatatacacatatatatgagTGCACAGCATGCATATGTATATATTCCATTTCATATGGTATAATTATGCCATCGCAAGATACCGTTATGTGATCCTAACCAAGAAGATATGGGAATGGTCGAGTATTTTCCGTTTGCATTGCTTATTAGTTTTGCTCGAGATAACTGTCTAAGTTGTTAACATGTTCTCTTACATTTAATTTGAAGTCAACTATTAACTATTGActtgaatatatatacacacacatatatatatattagtgcaCAGCATGCATATGTATATATTCCATTTCATATGGTATAATTATGCCATCGCAAGATACCATTATGTGATCCTAACCTAGAAGATATGGGAATGGTCAAGTATTTTCCGTTAGCATTGCTTATTAGTTTTGCTCTTGTATGTCTGGTTCATGCCCAGGATCAATCAGGTATAGTTACCACCATCTTTGTATTAGAATTATGATTTTCATTCACTAACCATGTATATAGCTAAAGGCTCTAGCTATCTATTTGTCTGAGTCTCAGGGTTCATTAGCTTAGACAGCGGGTTACCAGCAAACACTAGCTACACAGACCAGATTACAGGTCTTTATTACATTTCAGATGCTTCCTTCATAAATACTGGTATTAGCAAAAGCATATCGCCTGATTTCAGAAAATCTATCTTTCAAGAGCCACTGTGGACTGTCAGAAGCTTTCCTGATGGACTAAGAAACTGTTACTACATTAACCTTACAGCAGGCAATAGATATTTGATCCGAGGGACTTTCATGTATGGGAACTATGATGGTCAAGGTCAAGTACCAGATTTTGATCTATATCTTGGAGCTAATATGTGGGACTCGGTGAAGTTAGGACAACCCTCTGATATCATATACAAGGAGATCATCCATGTCTCATCTCAAAATTATATCCATGTTTGTCTCGTGAACACTGGTTCAGGAACACCATTTATCTCAGCATTAGAATTAAGGCCTTTGGGAAATGATATTTACGTGACTCAATCTGGATCATTGGCACTCTTGACCCGATGGGATACTGGTGCAACAACCAATCAAACAATCAGGTAAGTTGATTTGTACAGACCTATTTCTTTGCCAGAAATCTTGTAAAGTTGTGCTGTAGAAAAAgccattttgtttttcttaaaagatGGTAACTTGCATAATTGTTATATGCAACACCATTCTAGATTCACTTGTATAGGTTTCACGTACCTGTGAGAGGAATATTACATGCATAAAATACTTTTTCTCTGTTTGTTCAAAGCATATTTTTCATCCAGGTACAAAGACGATGTTTATGACCGCATCTGGTGGCCAATTTCCTACTATCGATGGACAGAATTGAATACCAACCTTGACATCAAACAATTCAATGACTACCGACTGCCATCTTCAGTTATGACCACTGCTGCAACACCAATAATTGCTAACTCTTCCTTGGACATCTCTGTTACGGCTGGCAATGACACCACCCAGTGTTATTTTTACATGCACTTTGCTGAGGTTGAAAAGCTCCAAGCCAATCAGTCCAGAGTAATTAACATCTCTCTAAATGGGAATCAATGGTATGGACCTTTTTCTCCTGAATATCTGTCCTCAACCACTATTTACAGCAAAAATTTCTCAACTGGAGACCAACATGTTTCAATCTATAAAACTGAAAGTTCTACTCTTCCACCAATCCTCAATGCCTTTGAGGTTTACAAGGTAATAGAACTCCGACAGTCTGAAACAGGCCAAGAAGAAGGTATGTTCTTTCTGACGCATAGTTTTTAGTGTCAGTGTTGTCCAAACTATGTTATGCAAGATCTTGATTATACTACCTTATACTTCTTATATGCACGTGAAACTAGTGACCGCCATCATGGACATCAAGTCATTGTATGATATAACAAAAAATTGGCAAGGAGATCCATGTGCCCCTAAGGAATACTTGTGGGAAGGTCTAAACTGTAGCAATAATGATTCTAATACCCCTAGAATCATCTCATTGTAAGAATTTTCTTCACAtaattttgttgtgtttctagCTTAAAACATACTATcgtatattaaataattaaacatgcAATCAGGAACCTATCCTCAAGTGGATTGACTGGAGAAATAGCGCCTTACATATCAAATCTCACTATGAtaaaaattttgtgagtatCTATCTCAATCTCTTGTAAATGATCCTCATGATGGGGAGACTCAAAATCTGACCACAATTGATGATAATGTAAATGAATTCTCATTTCAGAGACCTATCAAACAATAACTTAACTGGACCAATTCCAGATTTTCTGTCTCAATTGCCATTCTTAACAGTCTTgtaagttaattaaatttatgcctaactttgtaattttttttaatctattcgGAATCATTAATCATATTTTGTTTACCTTTGCAGAAATTTAGAAAGAAACAACCTCACAGGTTCAGTTTCTGTTGAACTCATCGAACGATCAAACAATGGTTCACTATTATTAAGGTATGCATTTTGTagggaaaaaaatcatgaaTTCCTAGTAtaattatctctttttcttcttatatttttcacacaataaatttttttttttaatatcttcaCAGGAGGTAAATCATTAGATGGGATTAaaatcctctagagttcttaggatAACTCTACCACTGAATTTTGAAGATCCTATCCATTCATTCTTAGGGTAAATCGTTATAAGTAATTAGATTTTACCATGTcatcaacatttaaaaaaacGTTGACCTTCATCATTGTGGtattcatttaaatttattgatgatgcaGCACAATTCAATCTACTTATTTCAAAATGAATGGGTAAGATTTTTTGAACTCTATGGTGGAGCTACCCTATGAACTCTACAGGATCATAATCCCATTAAAGTTACAATGCAACTTTTGTTCAATAGATTATATTGTTGCACTTAATAAGTTGTAGTCTTATTTTTTCTGCCATGAACTCTTATTGATGCAATGGTGCTAGTGTTGGTGAGAATCCAAATTTATGTACATCACTTTCATgcgaaaagaagaagaacaatatTATTATTCCGGTGGTAGCATCTGCAGTTGGTGGGTTGTTCATCCTCTTATTAATTGCAGCAGCTACCATTTTgatcatcaaaaggagaaaacaACAAGGTGAGTACAACCATAATACTTTTGGTTAAAATGGTTTAAGTTGATTATACAACACCCAAATTGATAAAAACAAAGGAACTATTCCCCCAAGATTATGTGCTTATTAAATCcaggattatcttagggcttgTGACAGTAAGTTTTGAAGTTAACAATAGAAGTGAACAATTGGAGTCAAAAAAACACCAGTTTACATATGCTGATATCCTGAGGATTACCAACAACTTTGAGAGGGTACTTGGTAAAGGTGGATTTGGAATAGTTTATCATGGCTACCTTGATGGTTCCCAAGTCGCTGTTAAGATGCTCTCTCCATCATCAGTTCAAGGATATAAAGAATTTCATACAGAGGTATGTGGTTGCAACACATACAAAACTTTTAAACTATTCATATGTATTTAGCTAATATGTGACTTCAAATTACAGGCTAATCTTCTTATGAGAGTACATCATAGAAACTTGACTGCTTTTGTTGGCTATTGCGATGATGGAACCAACCTTGGGCTCATCTATGAATACATGGTAAAAGGAGATTTAGCATCACAACTTTCAGGTGGGGCATGATTGAAATATATAGTTTGCAAAAAATTCACACTTTCAGATTATTAGATTTGATTCTCAAAGCGTAAACATTTCTTTTTGCCAAAAACTTCATTATAACACTACATGATCATGCttcctttatttgatgagaaAGACATTTTTCTTCACAAGAATTAGTTAATTACTATCTTATGGATTTGATGCTATGGATGTAGATCAAAATGCATATATCTTGAGCTGGGAAGTTAGGCTTCGCATAGCGTTGGAAGCTGCACAAGGTCAACAAGTTTATTTGGctaattcttttcttctttgttaCTTTTTCAGCCTTCCTTAATTTACTTTAGCTATAAACCATGTATGGATTTCCAAATGTAGGATTGGAGTATCTGCATAATGGTTGTAAGCCACCTATAATCCATAGAGACGTGAAGTCCACAAACATCTTGTTGAATGAAAACTACCAAGCTAAAATAGCGGATTTTGGCCTATCCAAAATTTTTGCTACTGATGATGCCAATGCCACTCATTTGTCAACTAGAGTTGTTGGCACCCCTGGGTACCTTGATCCTGAGTGAGTATTCATCCTCAGAATTCTATCTTTTATTAAATCAGTTATACCTATGATGCACAGAATTGTACTCAAATCTAAAATGAAGATGGATACAAATTTGGTATAGTAATTAACCACCACAAAATGTAATGTGAatcaaatctttaaaaaaatgaagtgtAGGGTGttccaattaaaaaaagcaaagcaaaaaaaatatttaaatggaaaTGTTCACCAACTTTGTCTAAGATATTGTTGCAATATGtctgaattttattatttgacttGCAGGTATTATACAACAAATTGGTTAACTGAGAAAAGTGATGTTTATAGCTTTGGGATTGTCCTCTTGGAGATAGTCACTAGTCGACCTGCGATATTAAAACTCCCTGAGAATGCTCACATAAGTCGGTGGGTGAGTTCCATCCTTGCAAAAGCTGATATCAAAAGAATTGTAGACCCGAGATTGCAGGCAAATTTCAACATTAACTCTGCTTGGAAAGTTGTTGATCTAGCAATGGCTTGTGTTTCTGAAACTGCCACGACAAGGCCTACCATGAGTCAGGTAGTGATGGACCTGAAGCAGTGCTGGAAGTAGAAATTGCTAGAACCATGGGGAACAATGAGACTAAATCAAAAGATTCAATCCCAGAGTTTGGTTTGACTTTCACCACTGGTCTTAGGCCCACAGCAAGGTAGTACTTTGTCCAGAAAAGTAATAAAATGGGCATGTTAGAGTTGAATTTTACTGCCTtctgtgcttttttttttttttcacctcttACAAATCTTGTATGTGTTcctataagaaaagaaaaggaatttgTCCATTTCTCGGGGTCTCGAAGGGGTGTGGAAACACATAAGATGAGGCCATGAGGGTGCTATTGATATCTAAGCTCTGATGACCGATGCCTAATTGTCTTATTGCACAATATGTTATGTCACTGTGATCTATTTGACATGAACATTAGTAAATCTTTTTGAAAAGATGAATAATGCATGTAGTTCCAAAGAAATGAGGGTGGAAGCATATTATGACATGGAAAACAGAAGCATGAAAAGAAAACATCAACATGAATAAAGAGAATGGGTGTAGAACCGAAAACAGAGTGAGAATACCCCAAAAGCTTTTCCAAGAGGCCGCTTAGAGTTGTGTAGAGCAGAAACCAAATAGGCAGTAGTTCGTGTAAAATTCTTGACAAAGATTATAACACAGATTCTATAAACACATTCTGGTAGAAATTCAAGCGTTTCTGTAccactcttttaaaaaaaaacgtttcTGCACCAATTGCTGCAATTACAAACTAAACTGAAGTCAATTTGCTTCCTTCAAAATGCTAGCAATACTTACGATTGTGAATTGGTAAAATCCAGTGTGTCAAAAGCAGTCAAATTTGATGGTGAGTTTCCTATACCAAGTGCATTTGGTTTAAttgaggtttttctttttctttttcttttttcttttgccttAGACATCCCTCAGCCTATGGCAACTTTTATACcattctcttttattcttttatgtgTACATCTAAGGATATTGCACAAAATAAGGTGGCttggtttttctgtttttgataATAAGATGGCTTGGTTTTAATGTTGAATATTGGGTGCCTCCGGATATTGGATGATTGAATGAATACATATACTGGAAATATGAGAGAGTTGTTGCACTAAAGTTAATTAGAGTTTTCTTAGATACTGTGATAACAATTAaggattgcattttttttttataattatttttagttttctttattttttgaagaatataATTTGGAGTtgctacatttttcaattacaaaaataactgAGAGATTTTATGATTGAAAAATCTAGAATCCCCTCGTGAGGGTGTTCAAAGGCTACAGTATAGTTTATGcatttataagtaaaaaaaaaaaaaaaaaaaaaagattcatgaTCATTTATATAAGTAAAGACTAGTGTCCTTGATTGATAGGGATTTGGACCCGTAGTACCGATGCTGacttttagacttttagtttggGCCAAAGCAATTAATATAGAATACAGCCTACAACTAGTTAATTCCGAATTGCCATCATAGTTGCAAATCATGGTCAACCACATCTAGTGAATTGTTCTCCACCAATTGCAAATCACGGTTTGTTATTAGCCAATCACAATCATGGCCGACCATTGTTGCAAATTGCCTCCCCCATTTCAATTTTGGAGAATTTATCATTCTCTGCCATAGCAACCGAGTTGATTAAtgggagaaagagagacagagagtgggaattttgagagagaaagagagagaggaataaattaataatttgtagtGGTCTGTTCAGCAATAGTATTTTGAGATTCTgttcattttataaatttattggaCGAATTGTTGATATTGATGCAATTTTAGGTGAGtctggctatatatatatatttgttgataCGAGATTTGTTGAGAGTGTGGGATTGCTCTAAAtcaacatgaaatttttttggaggCCTATAAGTTCAGGGGGGAATTAGTTACCCGTGGTTTCCTGGGAATTGTTATGGGAAGAGCCCTGCTTATTACTTCAGTAGGGAGCTTTGGTAATGATAGCTATCTCGAACCTCCAAAGGACTTGTTCTTGGGAGTTGTGTTTTATTTCTAAGGCTTTTTTACTCATATCACATCTTTGGGCTGGACTCATCTATTCAGGCATGATCTATTGGGCCTTTGATTCTCAGTCCGAGCTCAAGTTCATCCCCTcaccaaaatattttacatgtaaaagaTTAtacattagaaaatattttatttggagCGTAAACAACCTAACAAATCATCAACTGGGGAAAAAAACGAACAATTAAACATGATTTGATATTCAAAAACGTCAAAAATAACACGCAACATAGGCACAAAAGGTCTCATTGCACAATCACAGGCCGGATGactattttttatcttttgggtTTCTTGGACCAATCTAAACTTTTAAGGGGCCGAAGTATTTgtgttcaaattttaaaatattacatatacatacgattttattaaaaaaaaaatttggggctGGGCCCCTTCATCTAaatgttatttccattattaatTAAGGGTTGACTTGAGAGGTATTAGCAATCTATACATGAGTTGGTGGTACTTTTTGAGGTGATTGATGCTTTTATACTATAGCACCACTTGAATTTAGgtatatataaactaatattttccacttctattttttggagGGGGACATAGTTGTGGTCAGCTGCTAATTATCttcgatttaaaaaaaatattttttttaaaggttgatTTTGGCAACTTAATTCTTAAGAGAGAGTCATATATACATATTACACGAGACAATTTAGGTATAAATACATAttacacctaaaaaaaaaggtcttagGGCTAGCGGAACATGGCCCCCTTAGTCTCAAGGTACATTTATCCCCATACTTAGGTCTTCCATCAAAACTATTATCTAGCATTAGTGAGCAATGATTCCATTTGCTAAATGAAATCATTCAGCAAATGGATTCGTTGCTTATGGGGATCATGTAGATTTTTCACCCGCTCCAATTTTTATGGTAATGATGTTGTTGAAGAATATTGCACTGACCTTGCAGGAGAAAACAAGAAGGGTTTTGGAGGAATTTCTATGGAATGAACATTACCTTCCAACATCTCCACCACCTTAGTCATGGATGGCCTATTTGTTGGAATGGTCTGGATGCACCACAAGCCtactaaaatcattttttttttttcatttgttccTCCTCTTCTATTATGACCATGCTGTTTTCAACATTCTCACCCAAATTTAGATCCTGATAAATCCAATTTGGAAAATATCTCTCAGTAGTATGAGAAACTTCTgcatcaaaattcttttttaccCCAACCATTTCAAGAATCAACATTCCATAGCTATAAACATCAAACTTGTAAGAGACTCCTCCAAAGTTTCGACTAAAAACCTCTGGTGCAATGTATCCTATAGTTCCTCTAGTACCGACCATAGATACAATACTCTCCTTCTTTTGGCATAGTCTTGCAAGGCCAAAATCAGATATTTTTGGACAAAAATCATCATCTAGTAGAATATTTTGCGGTTTTATGCCAAAATGCAAAATCCTTGTGCTACAGCCACGATGCAAGTACTCTAATCCTCGAGCGACACCAACTGCAATTCCAAAAAGTGTTTTATGTTCTAACTTACAATTTGTGCTAGAAGATTCTGGGTTGCATATGAACTTATCCAAAGATCCATTGGGCATGAATTCATAGACTAGAGCTCTTTTAGTTCTCTCATAACAGTAACCCAAAAGAGTGACAACGTTAACATGGGAAGTTCGGCTAATGCTAGCAATTTCGTTAATAAAATCTTCTCCGTCTCCTTTCAAGTCATTGATGACTTTAACTGCTACTAGATGTTTGTCCAATAGCTTTCCTTTGTATACACTTCCATATCCACCTTGACCTAGTTTGTTTTTGAATGAATGGGTCATTTTCTTAATATCTGAATACCTATATTGCTTGGGAGCGAGTGAGCCTTGATTCATTATAAAAGCCTTGGCATATTGAttgtctttggttttcttcttgCTAATCACTCCCATACTTGATAATTGTTCTCTTTTGAGGTAGCAAATGATCATAACAAAGACAATTGCTATGGTCCCAACAATTCCAGCCACAAAACCTGCATTTAAAGAGTGTAATTAAGAGctttcaattataaataaaacaaaactttaCTAAAACTTATTAGGTGCAATACATTAGcttctcaattaaattcaaacacatggtttaaatttaattggagaatCTAATGTACCGTACCTAAGGAAATGTACCTAAATTTTACTCTTACAAAATTCTTtcataaaagatataaaaatatatctacTTCCCATTAAGGGTTCCCTCATTAGTATTGTACCTTTAAACAATCGATTCCACCGGGAATAGCCTGAAAAACCAGCAATATCTTAGTATCAGTTATTGTTAGGTATAGAATCTCAGAACATAAACTAATTGATGATTCAAGCCACAAGACATGACCAAGAAAGCAAAGGGcagacaaaaaataaacaaagttaGATTTAAGTGTAATTTGCCTATATggaaggaaaataaagttgagATGTAATTCATTATGAAactttacaaaagaaaaactaagatttttttttttttttggttaacataAGTTTAGGTGAGGGGAGGCTACCCTATACCAGGGCTAGGATAAGCCGCAAGCTTCAGAGAGGACTGACATTGGACTTATAGATAGTCCACCAAGGAAGACTGCCGACAGCTTGACTTGAACTTAGGCCTTTTGGAGGAAGCGTTCCAACCTTATCAACTGAACCAACCTCGTTAGCAAGAAAAACTAAGATACTATAAGAGCATTAAGGAGTCAGCTTGCATTTATTGAAGTTGTTTACTCATTTAGGTTTTATATTTAAAGGGCTAATGAaagtaggaaaaataaaatccttttGCACTTTCGGCTCCTCTCTATTGCTACAAAATTACTGTATTACACATTACATTCCATTTACCtgcaaaaaattttcatgttagtaccaaatttttttccataagggtgtgtttggttggaggtgaaatagagaggataaaaaaaaattaaaaaaatgaaagaaaatggtTGGGAGAagtgtttggttggaagggagaggaggagggaattttggtgGGGCTCAGGATTTTCTCTCCTGACCCACCAAAGCAAAATCTTCAATAAAATCTCCCCAAATTGAAGAGAAAATGGGAGAGAAAATTGTGCAAAAACTTTTGGACAAAAATGCCCCCATCAAAGCCCATTGTGTACATGCTGCTGCCCATTGTTTcctattctttaaaaaaaaaaaaaaaaattctaattcacTATGTACATGCTGCTACCCTTTGTTTcctattcttaaaaaaataataaaaaataaaaataaaaatctgattGGACATGGCCGAGCCTTTGTTTCTAACTGCAcggctgttttttttttttttaatctccaattctttttttttttgggtaaattacaaagttggtccctatcctttacactatatttcaatttagtctctaacctttcaattgtgtcaattcagtccttaacctttcagtgctgtgtcaatttagtccctgcCATTatcttttgaatgaaaattattgatgtggcaaatggctcaaataaaattttatttttttccacatcAATGAATACCTGTACCGCTACATCAGCTTTAAAagaacccaaattaaaaaatctgaaacatgtatttttctaaAATCCAAAATCCCTAATAACTCATCTTCATCTCTTCTtcattcttcctctctctcattcACCACCCAAGAAGcatgattatatttatattattgttgGTATGGTTGGAAGTAGTAAAAGGATTTATGTAGCCAATCTCAATTCCTCGGGATGAAGGCTTAGTTTCCAAAGAATTGGATTTGAAAATGATACGCTAACATTTGCCAGGATGGGGAAAGTAGAGttgttttatgaattttttctcCTTTAATGCAAATAGTATATTTTTTGAATGTATTGTATAAATGAACCACTCTAAGATATAGTGTATCTTACTTGATTTCTTTTTGGAGGCTGCCATATGATCACCCACActagttttttttgttaataatgtGAAACTTTTTTCCAAGATTTACCGGCACTATATAGAGAAGCAACTATGTACAGATGCAGCAGCAAacgaaaaatggaaaaagataaAGGTCAGTAGCAGTCCGAGATAGAGATGAGTGGAGactaagaagaaagagagagggagaagag
This region includes:
- the LOC142608183 gene encoding LRR receptor-like serine/threonine-protein kinase IOS1, whose product is MVKYFPLALLISFALVCLVHAQDQSGFISLDSGLPANTSYTDQITGLYYISDASFINTGISKSISPDFRKSIFQEPLWTVRSFPDGLRNCYYINLTAGNRYLIRGTFMYGNYDGQGQVPDFDLYLGANMWDSVKLGQPSDIIYKEIIHVSSQNYIHVCLVNTGSGTPFISALELRPLGNDIYVTQSGSLALLTRWDTGATTNQTIRYKDDVYDRIWWPISYYRWTELNTNLDIKQFNDYRLPSSVMTTAATPIIANSSLDISVTAGNDTTQCYFYMHFAEVEKLQANQSRVINISLNGNQWYGPFSPEYLSSTTIYSKNFSTGDQHVSIYKTESSTLPPILNAFEVYKVIELRQSETGQEEVTAIMDIKSLYDITKNWQGDPCAPKEYLWEGLNCSNNDSNTPRIISLNLSSSGLTGEIAPYISNLTMIKILDLSNNNLTGPIPDFLSQLPFLTVLNLERNNLTGSVSVELIERSNNGSLLLSVGENPNLCTSLSCEKKKNNIIIPVVASAVGGLFILLLIAAATILIIKRRKQQDYVLIKSRIILGLVTVSFEVNNRSEQLESKKHQFTYADILRITNNFERVLGKGGFGIVYHGYLDGSQVAVKMLSPSSVQGYKEFHTEANLLMRVHHRNLTAFVGYCDDGTNLGLIYEYMVKGDLASQLSDQNAYILSWEVRLRIALEAAQGLEYLHNGCKPPIIHRDVKSTNILLNENYQAKIADFGLSKIFATDDANATHLSTRVVGTPGYLDPEYYTTNWLTEKSDVYSFGIVLLEIVTSRPAILKLPENAHISRWVSSILAKADIKRIVDPRLQANFNINSAWKVVDLAMACVSETATTRPTMSQVVMDLKQCWK